In Edaphobacter dinghuensis, a genomic segment contains:
- a CDS encoding sigma-54-dependent transcriptional regulator, producing the protein MSSEKVLIVEDEVHARSGLTELIESWGYRAECAADGIEGLERAVEWAPAIVVTDLKMPRMDGMELLNRISELPQRIAVVMLTAQGSIESAVEAMRMGAYDYIPKPVDPVRLRTILHNASRQREADVELEATRRQLRDTGVLGPLVGSSPQMKDIFNMIERVAPSNVSVLVTGESGTGKELVARALHDLSSRRLKPFVAVNCAAIPETLIESEIFGHEKGAFTGALERRAGCFELAEEGTLLLDEIGEMPAGTQAKLLRVLEDRKLRRLGSKVETAVDVRVVAATNKDPEQAVASGELRGDLYYRLNVFNIHMPPLRDHLIDVSAIAEKMIDDMNERHHCTVAGLKDSLMTRMEEYKWPGNVRELRNTIERAVILAGTGMLGVEHLPPHFGEPGFAPAPTRSSRAMGESEAGEASSEMQRYLEDKNTVRVEVGTTVDEAERQLILKTLVSTHNNKTKAAEILGISSKTLQNKLKEYQSASTVVTE; encoded by the coding sequence ATGAGCTCGGAAAAAGTTCTGATTGTTGAAGATGAAGTTCACGCACGAAGCGGCTTAACGGAGTTGATCGAAAGCTGGGGGTATCGGGCGGAGTGCGCTGCCGATGGAATCGAAGGCCTGGAGCGGGCGGTGGAGTGGGCCCCGGCGATTGTGGTGACAGACCTGAAGATGCCGCGTATGGATGGCATGGAGCTGTTGAATCGCATCAGCGAGCTGCCGCAGCGCATCGCTGTGGTGATGCTGACTGCGCAGGGATCGATTGAGTCGGCTGTAGAGGCGATGCGGATGGGAGCGTATGACTACATCCCTAAACCGGTCGATCCTGTACGGCTGCGAACCATTCTGCATAATGCAAGCCGACAACGCGAAGCTGACGTAGAGCTGGAGGCGACGCGGCGCCAGTTGCGGGATACGGGTGTTCTGGGGCCGTTGGTGGGATCGTCTCCGCAGATGAAGGACATCTTCAACATGATCGAGCGGGTCGCGCCGTCGAATGTTTCGGTTCTGGTGACGGGAGAGAGCGGCACGGGCAAGGAGCTGGTGGCGCGGGCGCTGCACGATCTCAGCTCGCGCCGTCTGAAGCCGTTTGTGGCGGTAAACTGCGCGGCGATTCCGGAGACGTTGATCGAGAGCGAGATCTTTGGCCACGAGAAGGGTGCGTTTACGGGCGCACTCGAGCGCAGGGCCGGGTGCTTTGAGCTGGCCGAGGAGGGGACACTGCTTCTGGATGAGATCGGCGAGATGCCGGCAGGAACCCAGGCAAAGCTGCTGCGCGTGCTTGAAGACAGAAAGCTGCGGCGACTTGGCAGCAAGGTAGAGACGGCCGTGGATGTGCGGGTTGTTGCGGCGACGAATAAAGACCCGGAGCAGGCGGTGGCCAGCGGTGAGTTGCGAGGCGACCTTTATTACCGGCTGAATGTCTTCAACATTCATATGCCTCCGCTGCGCGATCATCTGATCGACGTCTCGGCAATCGCCGAAAAGATGATCGACGATATGAACGAGCGGCACCATTGCACGGTAGCGGGCTTGAAAGATTCGCTGATGACGCGCATGGAAGAGTATAAGTGGCCGGGAAACGTGCGTGAGCTGCGCAATACGATCGAACGGGCAGTCATTCTGGCGGGGACGGGAATGTTGGGGGTAGAACATCTGCCGCCGCACTTTGGAGAGCCTGGATTTGCTCCGGCGCCGACGCGGTCCAGCCGGGCAATGGGGGAGAGCGAGGCCGGTGAGGCTTCGAGCGAGATGCAGCGGTATCTGGAAGACAAAAATACCGTGCGCGTCGAGGTGGGAACGACGGTAGACGAGGCGGAACGGCAACTGATTCTGAAGACGCTGGTATCGACGCACAATAACAAGACGAAGGCTGCGGAGATACTTGGGATCAGCTCGAAGACTCTGCAGAACAAGTTGAAGGAATACCAGAGTGCGTCTACTGTTGTGACGGAGTAG
- a CDS encoding sensor histidine kinase, translating into MRLKTKLVVSATGLTFAIVLILSALFVSELLRQRIEQTAAANDVLAHEVWLMTRQAVETGLRAQPPVDKTDAALQVAVTNALQSNQPLIDGMNMVVRYSPTVQDVSVTDAHGLTLVSTDPDALDQQAISRMSLQSIQAGSIASQMKMVFGQPRVLDIVQVLDRNGKPFLMVHVGVRSTFLRASYEPWLKDALIFALLAALAAMIAAGLLANVALQPIEVISRKLESLTIADRDALPAARGEDSGNDAVVRVSKTIDRLGQRIRSTEEGYTALQANLTQMLDTLRDGVLLFTADYRAVMVSDAVAYFLNKTEGELVGKQLDEIFERGTALGAAVLRAFARGGQVSAESVTLEDGRQVQISLDRIDDGLGGSSNMGTLLTLRDTESALQLEQELEVARRLAAIGRLTAGVGHEVKNPINAMVVHLELLRSKLAGGDASGFAGAQRHVDILAGEMQRLDRVVQTLADFSRPMELHLREHDLRQVVNAVTELTAAEMQENGVQVIVRAPAEPVMVRVDAELVRQALLNLMLNGMQAMPHGGKMQLLIRREHSFAVVEVADEGEGIPPELLPRIFELYFTTKAKGSGIGLATTYRILQMHGGAMDVRSDADASSPERGTTFTLRLPIATGAGVEGRKTIAAATGHQRMGERV; encoded by the coding sequence ATGCGGCTGAAGACGAAGCTGGTGGTGTCGGCTACCGGGTTGACGTTTGCGATCGTCCTCATTCTGTCGGCGTTGTTTGTGAGCGAGTTGCTGCGCCAGAGAATTGAACAGACGGCGGCAGCAAACGACGTTCTGGCGCACGAAGTATGGTTGATGACGCGGCAAGCGGTGGAGACAGGGCTGCGCGCACAGCCTCCGGTAGACAAGACAGACGCTGCTCTTCAGGTTGCGGTGACAAATGCGCTGCAGAGCAATCAGCCGCTGATTGATGGCATGAATATGGTGGTGCGCTACTCTCCTACAGTGCAGGACGTGAGTGTCACGGATGCACATGGGCTGACATTGGTGAGCACGGACCCCGATGCGTTAGATCAGCAGGCAATATCCAGGATGAGCCTGCAGAGCATACAGGCAGGGAGCATCGCGTCGCAGATGAAGATGGTCTTCGGTCAGCCGCGCGTGCTCGATATCGTGCAGGTGCTGGACCGGAACGGCAAGCCATTCCTGATGGTGCATGTGGGAGTGCGTTCGACATTTCTGCGCGCTTCGTATGAGCCGTGGCTGAAGGATGCTCTCATCTTCGCGCTGCTTGCGGCGTTGGCTGCAATGATTGCCGCCGGATTGCTGGCAAATGTGGCGTTACAGCCGATTGAGGTCATCAGCCGGAAGCTGGAGAGCTTGACTATCGCTGACCGCGATGCGCTGCCGGCTGCGAGAGGAGAGGACTCGGGCAATGATGCCGTAGTTCGCGTGTCGAAGACCATCGATCGTTTGGGACAGCGAATTCGCAGCACTGAGGAAGGCTATACGGCGTTACAGGCGAACCTCACTCAAATGCTGGATACGCTGCGTGACGGCGTGCTTCTGTTTACTGCTGACTATCGTGCAGTGATGGTGTCCGATGCTGTGGCCTATTTTCTGAACAAAACCGAAGGCGAGCTGGTGGGCAAGCAACTCGACGAGATCTTCGAGCGAGGGACGGCGTTAGGAGCGGCTGTGTTGCGAGCCTTTGCGCGCGGCGGACAAGTGAGTGCGGAGAGCGTGACCCTCGAAGACGGACGACAGGTGCAGATTTCGCTCGACCGTATCGATGACGGATTAGGCGGAAGCAGCAATATGGGAACGCTGCTGACACTGCGTGACACAGAGTCGGCGCTGCAATTGGAGCAGGAGTTGGAGGTAGCACGCAGGCTCGCAGCGATCGGACGCTTGACTGCCGGTGTGGGGCATGAGGTCAAGAACCCAATCAATGCGATGGTAGTGCATCTGGAGCTATTAAGAAGCAAGCTGGCTGGCGGTGATGCCTCGGGGTTCGCCGGAGCGCAACGGCATGTCGATATCCTGGCTGGAGAGATGCAGCGGCTGGACCGCGTTGTGCAAACGCTTGCGGACTTCTCGCGGCCTATGGAGTTGCACCTCAGGGAGCATGATCTCCGCCAGGTCGTTAATGCGGTTACCGAACTGACGGCCGCTGAGATGCAGGAAAATGGTGTGCAGGTGATTGTGAGAGCTCCGGCAGAGCCAGTGATGGTGCGCGTAGATGCCGAACTGGTGCGGCAGGCGTTGTTGAACTTGATGCTGAATGGAATGCAGGCGATGCCGCACGGAGGTAAGATGCAGTTGTTAATACGCCGCGAGCACTCGTTTGCCGTGGTGGAGGTAGCGGACGAAGGAGAGGGTATACCACCGGAGCTGTTACCGCGTATCTTTGAGTTGTACTTCACCACAAAAGCGAAGGGCAGTGGAATCGGGTTGGCAACGACGTATCGCATCTTGCAGATGCATGGCGGGGCTATGGATGTGCGGTCCGATGCAGACGCCAGTTCTCCGGAGCGGGGAACAACGTTTACGTTGCGGCTGCCAATTGCGACAGGAGCAGGAGTGGAGGGACGCAAGACGATTGCTGCGGCAACCGGTCATCAGAGAATGGGAGAGCGCGTTTGA
- the secA gene encoding preprotein translocase subunit SecA: MLDKAFAKVFGTSNERAVKRLLPAVKRINDLEPTIQALSDDELRAKTVEFRQRIADTIAAAKINPEDEDAEKATYDAEQAALKEILPEAFAVVREAGKRAVQMRHFDVQLIGGMVLHSGNIAEMKTGEGKTLVATLPCYLNALAGRGVHVVTVNDYLAKRDAEWMGKIYGFLGLTVGVIVHDLDDQQRREAYGADITYGTNNEFGFDYLRDNMKFELADQVQRGNYYCIVDEVDSILIDEARTPLIISGPTDQTTDKYARVNAIIPSLEEGEMTETLDTKTYTGDFVVDEKARAITITDEGWEKIEKLLGIGNIAEPENWDLKHHVEVAVKAHSLYKRDVEYVVKEGEVIIVDEFTGRLMPGRRWSDGLHQAVEAKEGVAIRKEDQTLATITFQNYFRMYKKLSGMTGTAETEAAEFEKIYKLDIVVIPTNRVMKRIENSDVVYRTSKEKYFAVADEIAKLHENKQPVLVGTTSIEKSELLSEILKRKGVRHVVLNAKFHEKEAEIVAQAGRLGMVTIATNMAGRGTDILLGGNAEFMARQELVRKNLARAVSAAEGTISPVAGPGMVRFYYTGQEFETTQDAWDTTTATHEAAAKKEHEAVINAGGLHILGTERHESRRVDNQLRGRAGRQGDPGSSRFFLSLEDDLMRIFAREWVSTLLQRLGMEEGVPIESRMISKRIASAQEAVESQNFESRKHVLEYDDVMNKQREAVYGLRKQLMGGVDQKQLITDDYVSTILSNLLDEYAPEKAHADEWKLDALFAQIYDVFGAHLENEINATEMTRHELGESIFEKLRERYDVKEQILGAQAMRYHERIVMLSVLDGLWKDHLLAMDHLKEGIGLRGYAQQDPLVAYKKESFDMFEGMMLRFQEDTARHLFRMQIIGPDGKPIETAEQLQQAQLQRPPVQNADPNALPASSTTHAPVPIPTRQPSTTIDALEREFQQKKKRELDLARAAGASAESNGATPRRTGEKVGRNDDCPCGSGKKYKKCHGAEV; this comes from the coding sequence TTGCTCGATAAAGCTTTTGCAAAAGTCTTCGGCACCAGCAACGAACGCGCCGTAAAGCGCCTTCTGCCAGCCGTTAAGCGGATTAATGACCTTGAGCCCACCATTCAGGCGCTCTCCGACGACGAGTTGCGCGCCAAAACCGTCGAGTTTCGTCAGCGCATCGCGGATACCATCGCTGCGGCCAAGATCAATCCCGAGGATGAAGACGCTGAAAAGGCCACCTACGATGCCGAACAGGCTGCACTGAAAGAGATTCTGCCCGAGGCCTTCGCCGTCGTCCGCGAGGCGGGCAAACGCGCCGTGCAGATGCGTCACTTCGACGTGCAGCTCATCGGCGGCATGGTCCTTCACTCCGGCAACATCGCCGAGATGAAGACCGGTGAAGGTAAGACCCTCGTCGCGACGCTTCCCTGCTATCTCAACGCGCTCGCCGGGCGCGGCGTCCACGTCGTTACGGTTAATGACTATCTGGCCAAGCGCGACGCCGAGTGGATGGGCAAGATCTACGGCTTCCTCGGGTTGACCGTCGGCGTCATCGTGCATGACCTCGACGACCAGCAGCGCCGCGAAGCCTATGGCGCCGACATTACCTACGGCACCAACAACGAGTTCGGCTTCGACTACCTGCGCGACAACATGAAGTTCGAGCTTGCCGACCAGGTGCAGCGAGGCAACTACTACTGCATCGTCGACGAAGTGGACTCCATTCTGATCGACGAGGCGCGTACGCCGCTCATCATCAGCGGCCCCACAGACCAGACCACCGACAAGTACGCTCGTGTCAACGCCATCATCCCCTCGCTCGAAGAGGGCGAGATGACCGAGACCCTCGACACCAAGACGTATACCGGTGACTTCGTCGTCGACGAGAAGGCGCGCGCCATCACCATTACCGATGAGGGCTGGGAGAAGATCGAGAAGCTGCTCGGCATCGGCAACATTGCCGAACCCGAGAACTGGGACCTCAAGCACCACGTCGAAGTCGCGGTCAAAGCCCACAGCCTTTACAAGCGCGATGTGGAGTATGTCGTCAAAGAAGGCGAAGTCATCATCGTCGACGAGTTCACGGGCCGCCTCATGCCCGGACGCCGCTGGTCCGATGGCCTGCACCAGGCCGTCGAAGCCAAGGAAGGCGTGGCCATCCGCAAGGAAGACCAGACGCTGGCAACAATTACCTTCCAGAACTACTTCCGCATGTACAAGAAGCTTTCAGGCATGACCGGAACCGCCGAGACCGAAGCTGCGGAGTTCGAAAAGATCTACAAGCTGGACATCGTCGTCATTCCGACGAACCGCGTCATGAAGCGCATCGAGAACTCCGATGTCGTCTATCGCACGTCGAAGGAGAAATACTTCGCCGTGGCCGACGAGATCGCGAAGCTGCATGAGAACAAGCAGCCGGTTCTGGTGGGTACGACCAGCATTGAAAAGTCCGAGCTGCTCAGCGAGATTCTCAAGCGCAAGGGCGTTCGTCACGTCGTCCTTAACGCCAAGTTCCATGAGAAAGAAGCTGAGATCGTGGCCCAGGCCGGACGTCTCGGCATGGTCACCATCGCCACCAATATGGCGGGCCGCGGAACCGACATTCTGCTCGGCGGCAACGCCGAGTTTATGGCGCGCCAGGAGCTTGTTCGCAAGAATCTTGCACGTGCGGTCTCTGCCGCCGAAGGAACGATCTCGCCCGTCGCAGGTCCCGGTATGGTTCGTTTCTACTACACCGGTCAGGAGTTTGAGACTACGCAGGATGCCTGGGACACCACCACCGCCACGCACGAGGCAGCAGCCAAGAAGGAGCACGAGGCCGTCATCAATGCAGGCGGGCTCCATATCCTCGGCACCGAACGCCACGAGTCACGCCGCGTCGACAACCAGCTTCGCGGTCGTGCTGGTCGTCAGGGCGACCCCGGCTCCTCGCGCTTCTTCCTCTCGCTCGAAGACGATCTGATGCGTATCTTCGCGCGTGAGTGGGTTTCCACCCTGCTGCAGCGACTAGGCATGGAAGAGGGCGTTCCCATCGAGAGCCGCATGATCTCCAAGCGCATCGCTTCTGCGCAGGAGGCGGTCGAGAGCCAGAACTTCGAGTCGCGCAAACACGTGCTTGAGTACGACGACGTCATGAACAAGCAGCGTGAGGCCGTCTATGGTCTGCGCAAGCAGCTGATGGGTGGTGTCGATCAGAAGCAGCTCATCACCGATGACTACGTCTCGACGATCCTCTCGAATCTGCTCGACGAGTACGCGCCGGAAAAGGCCCACGCCGACGAGTGGAAGCTCGATGCCCTGTTCGCCCAGATCTACGATGTCTTCGGCGCTCATCTCGAAAACGAGATCAACGCCACCGAGATGACTCGTCACGAGCTCGGCGAGTCCATCTTCGAGAAGCTGCGCGAACGCTATGACGTCAAGGAGCAGATTCTCGGCGCTCAGGCCATGCGTTATCACGAGCGCATCGTGATGCTCTCCGTCCTCGATGGCCTCTGGAAGGACCATCTCCTCGCGATGGACCACCTGAAGGAAGGCATCGGACTGCGTGGCTACGCACAGCAGGACCCGCTCGTCGCCTACAAGAAGGAGTCCTTCGACATGTTCGAAGGCATGATGCTCCGCTTTCAGGAAGACACTGCACGTCATCTCTTCCGCATGCAGATCATCGGACCGGACGGTAAGCCGATCGAGACTGCAGAACAGTTGCAGCAGGCTCAGCTTCAGCGCCCTCCAGTACAGAACGCAGATCCCAATGCGCTTCCAGCCTCATCAACGACGCATGCTCCGGTTCCCATCCCAACGCGGCAACCGTCCACGACAATCGATGCGCTCGAGCGCGAGTTTCAGCAGAAGAAGAAGCGCGAGTTGGACCTCGCCCGCGCCGCCGGAGCCAGTGCGGAGAGCAACGGCGCAACTCCTCGCCGCACCGGAGAAAAAGTAGGTCGTAACGATGATTGCCCCTGCGGCTCAGGCAAGAAGTACAAGAAGTGCCACGGCGCAGAGGTTTAG
- a CDS encoding rhamnogalacturonan acetylesterase encodes MSRIKLPLARLNRYTALVLLTATAAFAQNSLQPPPTPVQTSVAPSAPLNPNLPTVFVVGDSTARNQADLGWGDHFAHYFDTTRINVANRARAGRSSRTFINEGSWDRVLAEMKPGDFVLLQMGHNDGGNLNGPKARGSLKGLGDETKDVTLPDGHTETVHTYGWYMRKYIADTRAKNATPILLSLTIRNIWKDDPDGKPQIERDMGYDAELKQLAAEQHVAYVDMATVEADRLEATGQEKTALLFPKDHTHTSAEGAELNAQSVVIALRKAHSPLVAYLKPQ; translated from the coding sequence ATGTCAAGGATCAAGCTCCCTCTCGCCCGTCTCAACCGCTACACTGCTCTTGTTCTGCTGACAGCCACGGCCGCTTTTGCCCAAAACTCTCTTCAGCCGCCGCCTACGCCGGTGCAAACCTCGGTCGCACCTTCAGCTCCGCTGAACCCCAATCTGCCCACGGTGTTTGTCGTGGGCGACTCCACGGCACGCAACCAGGCTGATCTTGGCTGGGGAGACCACTTCGCCCATTACTTCGACACCACGCGTATCAATGTGGCCAATCGCGCCCGCGCCGGCCGCAGCAGCCGCACCTTCATCAATGAAGGCTCCTGGGACCGCGTGCTCGCCGAGATGAAACCCGGCGACTTCGTTCTTTTGCAGATGGGCCACAATGACGGCGGCAACCTCAACGGCCCCAAGGCCCGCGGCTCACTCAAAGGCTTGGGCGACGAAACCAAAGACGTTACCCTGCCTGATGGCCATACCGAAACCGTCCATACCTATGGCTGGTACATGCGCAAATACATTGCCGACACACGCGCCAAGAATGCCACGCCAATCCTGCTCTCGCTGACCATCCGTAATATCTGGAAGGATGACCCCGACGGCAAACCCCAGATCGAGCGCGACATGGGCTACGACGCCGAGTTGAAACAGCTCGCCGCCGAGCAACACGTCGCCTATGTCGACATGGCCACCGTGGAAGCTGATCGGCTGGAGGCTACGGGGCAGGAAAAGACTGCGCTGCTCTTCCCCAAAGACCACACCCATACCAGCGCCGAAGGGGCCGAGCTAAATGCTCAATCGGTGGTTATCGCCCTGCGTAAGGCACACTCGCCCCTTGTTGCCTACCTCAAACCGCAGTAA
- a CDS encoding bestrophin-like domain, giving the protein MLSYGQSAFAIALALVASMLLVALLNRFWPVENRKIINDVNAWQMGVLGTTYGVILGFMLFTVWNDFRAAEMDVALETASLINVHRLAVGLPSSQKEIMQKLTVQYADAAVHQEWPAMQTQRENHSGGIVLQQMWQTLTSTQAETPGQVSSLDHMTSAMSNLSERRRLREEQHENSLPAVLWVLLIVGGIATVVSSCLLGNDKRWLHYGQVLALTFVVSVTLAAIADLARPFEGAVAVAPTPLQRALVIMQQSAPQ; this is encoded by the coding sequence ATGTTGAGTTATGGGCAGAGCGCCTTTGCCATTGCTCTGGCGCTAGTGGCTTCCATGCTTTTGGTGGCGTTGCTCAATCGCTTCTGGCCGGTGGAGAACCGCAAGATCATCAACGACGTCAACGCGTGGCAGATGGGCGTTCTGGGAACGACGTATGGGGTCATCCTTGGCTTCATGCTGTTCACGGTATGGAATGACTTTCGCGCAGCGGAGATGGATGTGGCGCTGGAGACGGCGTCGCTTATCAATGTGCATCGCCTCGCGGTGGGCTTGCCGTCGTCGCAGAAGGAGATCATGCAGAAGCTGACGGTGCAGTATGCCGATGCTGCGGTCCATCAGGAGTGGCCCGCGATGCAGACGCAGCGCGAGAACCATTCGGGTGGGATCGTATTGCAGCAGATGTGGCAGACACTCACTTCGACTCAGGCGGAGACGCCGGGGCAGGTCAGCAGCCTGGACCACATGACAAGCGCCATGAGCAACTTGTCGGAACGGCGAAGATTGCGCGAGGAACAGCATGAGAACAGCCTGCCTGCCGTTCTATGGGTGTTATTGATTGTTGGCGGGATTGCAACGGTCGTTTCTTCATGCCTGTTAGGTAACGACAAAAGATGGCTCCACTATGGCCAGGTGCTGGCGCTGACGTTTGTAGTCTCGGTGACGCTGGCGGCGATTGCGGACCTGGCAAGGCCCTTTGAGGGCGCGGTTGCCGTAGCGCCGACGCCTTTGCAGCGCGCGCTGGTGATCATGCAGCAGAGCGCGCCGCAATAG
- a CDS encoding ABC-F family ATP-binding cassette domain-containing protein → MPPILNAQGLTKAFGATPLFRDISFTVSDGDRIGLIGPNGAGKSTLLKVLAAEEDADTGDVALRKRARVGYVKQESEFAAGLTVRDVLEAALKRAHVSEAEREGRLRETGGRIGFPSLEVEASKLSGGWRKRLAIAEAVVSGPDVLLLDEPTNHLDLAGISWLEGLLNEAAFACVLVSHDRYFLENVATEIVELNRVYADGLLRVKGTYSKFLEGKEAYMEAQTKLQDALKNRVKIEVEWLRRGPKARATKAKARIDNANELIGQLKEVNSRVQTATAGIDFSATERQTKRLVELEDVSITLGDRKIVEGLNFLITSGMRVGLVGPNGSGKTTLLRLLTGELEASAGTVKKASMLKIVYFSQMRELDEGVTLRRALAPDSDSVVYQGRVVHVASYATKFLFTSEQLNQPVERLSGGERARVLIAKLMLEPADLLLLDEPTNDLDIATLEILEESLLEYTGALVLVTHDRYMLDRVSTIVLGLDGKGGAERFSDYAQWEQWRGVKIEEAIAPEATGKAVASVTPAAPPASGKKKLSYLEAREFAGIEAAVEAAEERLQAAREMMERQDVVIDATKLTAALAEMETAQTAADGLYARWAELTEKAG, encoded by the coding sequence ATGCCACCGATCTTAAATGCGCAGGGCTTGACCAAGGCCTTTGGCGCGACTCCCTTGTTTCGTGATATCTCATTTACCGTCTCCGATGGAGACCGCATTGGGCTGATTGGGCCGAACGGCGCAGGCAAAAGTACGCTGCTGAAAGTGCTGGCTGCTGAAGAAGACGCGGATACGGGCGATGTTGCGCTTCGTAAGCGGGCACGTGTCGGCTACGTCAAGCAGGAGTCGGAGTTTGCCGCCGGGCTGACGGTGCGCGATGTATTGGAGGCTGCGCTGAAGCGTGCGCATGTCTCCGAGGCAGAGCGCGAAGGACGGCTGCGCGAGACAGGTGGGCGAATTGGATTTCCATCGCTGGAAGTAGAGGCGTCGAAGTTGAGTGGAGGCTGGCGCAAACGGCTGGCCATCGCCGAAGCCGTGGTGAGCGGGCCGGATGTGCTGCTGCTGGACGAGCCGACGAACCATCTTGATCTGGCGGGAATTTCGTGGCTGGAGGGACTGCTGAATGAGGCTGCTTTTGCTTGTGTGCTTGTCAGCCATGATCGTTATTTTCTTGAGAATGTGGCGACAGAGATAGTCGAGCTGAACCGCGTCTATGCGGACGGTCTGCTGCGCGTGAAGGGGACTTACTCGAAGTTCCTTGAAGGCAAAGAAGCTTACATGGAGGCGCAGACCAAGTTGCAGGATGCGCTGAAGAATCGTGTGAAGATCGAAGTCGAGTGGCTGCGACGCGGACCAAAGGCTCGTGCGACGAAGGCGAAGGCGCGAATCGACAACGCGAATGAGCTGATCGGGCAGTTGAAGGAAGTCAATTCACGCGTGCAGACGGCGACTGCGGGAATCGACTTTTCTGCGACGGAGCGGCAGACGAAGCGATTGGTCGAACTCGAAGATGTGAGCATCACGCTGGGCGACAGAAAGATCGTCGAAGGGCTGAATTTTCTGATCACCTCAGGAATGCGTGTCGGTCTGGTTGGACCGAATGGCAGCGGAAAGACGACGCTGCTGCGGCTGCTGACAGGAGAGTTGGAGGCTTCTGCCGGTACGGTGAAGAAAGCCTCGATGCTGAAGATTGTCTACTTCAGTCAGATGCGCGAGCTGGATGAAGGCGTTACGCTGCGGCGCGCGCTCGCTCCGGATTCGGACTCGGTGGTTTATCAGGGACGCGTGGTGCATGTGGCGAGTTATGCGACGAAGTTCCTGTTCACCAGCGAGCAACTGAACCAGCCGGTAGAGAGATTGAGCGGTGGTGAGCGCGCGCGAGTGCTGATTGCGAAGTTGATGTTGGAACCTGCGGATTTGCTGCTGCTCGATGAGCCGACGAATGATCTCGACATCGCCACGCTCGAAATTCTTGAAGAGAGTTTGCTCGAGTACACAGGCGCGCTTGTATTAGTGACCCATGATCGTTACATGTTGGACCGCGTATCCACTATCGTGCTGGGACTTGATGGCAAAGGCGGAGCCGAAAGATTTTCGGATTACGCACAGTGGGAGCAGTGGCGCGGCGTAAAGATTGAGGAAGCAATTGCTCCTGAAGCTACCGGAAAGGCGGTTGCTTCCGTTACACCAGCGGCCCCTCCAGCAAGCGGGAAGAAGAAGCTGTCCTATCTCGAAGCTCGCGAATTTGCCGGAATCGAAGCTGCGGTCGAGGCTGCTGAGGAACGGTTACAGGCTGCGCGCGAAATGATGGAGCGGCAGGATGTGGTGATCGACGCAACCAAGCTGACCGCAGCGCTGGCAGAGATGGAGACCGCGCAGACGGCTGCGGATGGTCTCTATGCGCGATGGGCTGAGTTGACGGAAAAGGCCGGTTAG
- a CDS encoding DinB family protein, whose translation MTIAEVLLQDYDIEISNTRRTLERVPEGKNDFKCHEKSMPLGKLAMHCASLPLFGHYIIEDESMDLAAPKRPHVPLVFTTREAALKLLDESSAKCRASLAAASDEHMQKIWKFSFGEQVISNSARSFCFRGMFFNHLIHHTAQLGVYLRLNDIPVPALYGPSADEGMGG comes from the coding sequence ATGACCATCGCAGAAGTTCTGCTTCAGGACTACGACATCGAAATCTCGAACACGCGCCGCACCCTTGAGCGCGTCCCAGAGGGCAAGAACGACTTCAAGTGTCACGAAAAGTCCATGCCTCTCGGCAAGCTGGCGATGCATTGCGCCAGCCTGCCGCTGTTCGGCCACTACATCATCGAAGACGAGAGCATGGACCTCGCAGCACCCAAGCGTCCGCACGTCCCGCTGGTCTTCACCACCCGCGAGGCCGCGCTTAAATTATTGGACGAATCATCGGCCAAGTGCCGTGCTTCGCTCGCTGCAGCCTCTGACGAACACATGCAGAAGATCTGGAAGTTCAGCTTCGGCGAACAGGTCATCTCCAACAGCGCTCGTTCTTTCTGTTTCCGGGGAATGTTCTTCAACCACCTCATCCACCACACCGCGCAGCTCGGCGTCTATCTCCGTCTCAACGACATTCCCGTCCCCGCACTCTACGGCCCATCCGCCGACGAAGGCATGGGAGGCTGA